The following proteins are co-located in the Myroides profundi genome:
- a CDS encoding four helix bundle protein: MLKKEPKKTLEAWEKAMDLVTYLYKESVVDQSSDHADLIAHIRERVLKIPLSIELSTFENCILSDQLESTRRECALLHTCLMLAKDLGVLEEEIIDTLIERIETVNELVSGLIEEEENEWDKLLLRI, encoded by the coding sequence ATGTTAAAAAAGGAACCTAAAAAGACCTTAGAGGCTTGGGAGAAGGCAATGGACTTAGTTACTTACCTGTATAAGGAGTCTGTAGTAGATCAGAGTTCTGATCATGCAGATTTAATTGCTCATATTCGAGAGCGGGTATTAAAGATTCCATTGAGTATAGAATTATCCACCTTTGAAAACTGTATACTAAGTGATCAGCTTGAGAGCACGAGAAGGGAATGTGCTTTATTGCATACCTGTTTAATGCTGGCCAAGGATCTAGGTGTATTAGAAGAAGAGATCATAGATACTTTAATTGAAAGAATTGAGACTGTCAACGAGCTTGTTAGTGGACTTATCGAAGAGGAAGAAAATGAGTGGGATAAATTGCTCTTAAGAATATAA
- a CDS encoding RNase H family protein, with the protein MKYKIDLYTRVKIDTSSDAKAYANMLCIGDQCKTFAEGFIENSQSRISLMAIVKGLEQIKEGAEVTIYVTSKYVMNTFEKGWILNWKYNDWLKADGEPPLNVDLWMRFAVQMERHKLTFNYVSNYKKYPQLVECKDIGAAMLLQPNLLIDEVYRAYLEELQYKLHDLINEHRVAEIEVVLDTIEEPEEVIVYEPVYEVLDEIEDEHEEEEEETEESQSHTRPTVFTRMPSDIKLLVTIRDQLNQYFVDQPTKVELRSTDLYDEIRKNKTLKERFPHPVLFNRFLRKQHQEGVLKQIIPNCKIDTFNTDFYQWYFHR; encoded by the coding sequence ATGAAATACAAAATAGACCTATATACTCGCGTAAAGATAGATACCTCTAGTGACGCTAAGGCTTATGCTAATATGTTGTGTATAGGTGATCAATGCAAAACATTTGCAGAGGGGTTTATAGAAAACTCTCAATCTCGTATTTCGCTTATGGCTATTGTGAAGGGATTAGAGCAGATTAAAGAAGGGGCAGAAGTAACGATCTATGTGACTTCTAAGTATGTGATGAATACCTTCGAGAAAGGGTGGATATTAAATTGGAAATACAATGATTGGTTAAAAGCTGATGGAGAGCCTCCGTTGAATGTTGACTTATGGATGCGTTTTGCAGTTCAGATGGAGAGACATAAATTAACCTTTAACTATGTGTCTAATTATAAAAAGTATCCTCAACTAGTAGAGTGTAAGGATATAGGTGCTGCCATGCTATTACAACCTAATTTGTTGATAGATGAGGTATATAGAGCTTATCTAGAGGAGTTACAGTATAAATTGCACGATCTGATAAATGAACACCGTGTAGCAGAGATAGAGGTAGTATTAGATACGATAGAAGAGCCTGAAGAAGTGATTGTTTATGAGCCTGTATACGAGGTTCTAGATGAGATAGAGGATGAGCACGAAGAAGAGGAAGAAGAAACAGAAGAGAGTCAAAGCCATACTCGTCCAACAGTATTTACTAGAATGCCAAGTGATATTAAACTACTAGTGACTATACGAGATCAGTTGAATCAATACTTTGTAGATCAACCGACTAAAGTAGAGTTGCGTTCTACGGATTTATATGATGAAATACGTAAAAATAAGACTTTAAAAGAACGTTTTCCTCATCCAGTACTGTTTAATCGTTTCTTGCGTAAACAACATCAAGAAGGGGTGCTAAAACAAATTATTCCTAACTGTAAGATTGATACTTTTAATACTGATTTCTATCAGTGGTATTTTCATAGATAA
- a CDS encoding TonB-dependent receptor yields the protein MKRITTLIFTIGGVIASIAQVSTIKGRIVDSANKPIPFVSVLAENNNKYAETNENGDFVLEAIPKGKVLLKIMSIGYSSLEKKVNVHKEEESYHFTMTSDSQLENITVYGKSNKDVKKLEYITRLPLGIQDQVLAISIVPGEVIKEQGALTITEASRNVAGVTQFATYGTPFESMSIRGFRGTPVLRNGVAMESDFRRGSGIADMQGIESVEVIKGSAAVIQGIGNGLGAVGGVINLVTKTPNFYNKREVGFRTGSYGHIRPTVDIEQVLDKKETLSLRFNGSYERNDGWRTYVNNNHYYINPSLAWKINDKTKLTVEMDFLEGDYTVDKGTENIGPDYVNRLYKLPHNKFLGFKEDNMHLKSLNYVARFERQLSDKLSMRVSSLNSITDTDLEDSALGLLKRQNQITDWKEFELRERTIGKSVKSDRSTAIQVDFIGKDVFTGALKHTFQLGFDFREYKTKTTNYDGYVGGKLFKETINVLGEVNNNRPEGLEFRMTSRKGGVLADETSPTYGFMAQDYIQIGDKLSAMLGIRYSRLNGINVKDVTVARWNPAVGLVFKPQENISTFISYTTTTSLKQANYKMADGGFAGAADTKQIEFGFKTNWLNDHLGVNFTYFFINQDNLLYEVFDENNQRTNTYLRAGDLRRNGFELEINGKITNNLEVMLGYANLLARYQDSPNYVDGSAPMNTPEHTANGWANYKFDQGVLKGFSVGMGVYFVGKRPVNEYARASDGHGSYENVRPFDMPDYTTFNMQLGYTYKNARIKLYANNIFDKLGYNSYFRAGYINEIAPRNIAAQLLYSF from the coding sequence ATGAAAAGAATAACTACATTGATTTTTACTATTGGAGGTGTAATAGCCAGTATAGCGCAAGTGTCTACTATCAAAGGACGTATAGTGGATAGTGCTAATAAGCCAATTCCCTTTGTGTCAGTACTCGCTGAGAATAATAATAAATATGCAGAAACTAATGAGAATGGTGATTTTGTATTAGAAGCTATTCCTAAGGGAAAAGTACTGCTTAAAATTATGTCGATTGGTTATAGTAGCTTAGAAAAAAAAGTGAATGTCCATAAAGAAGAAGAGTCTTATCATTTTACGATGACTTCGGATAGTCAATTAGAGAATATTACAGTTTATGGTAAAAGTAACAAAGATGTCAAGAAATTAGAATATATCACAAGATTACCTCTAGGCATACAAGATCAAGTACTAGCTATTAGTATTGTACCAGGAGAGGTTATTAAAGAACAAGGAGCTTTAACTATTACAGAAGCTAGTCGAAATGTAGCTGGAGTTACTCAGTTTGCTACTTATGGGACTCCTTTTGAGAGTATGTCTATTCGCGGATTTAGAGGAACTCCTGTTTTGAGAAATGGAGTAGCTATGGAGTCTGACTTTAGAAGAGGGTCTGGTATCGCTGACATGCAAGGAATAGAGAGTGTAGAAGTCATTAAGGGATCTGCTGCTGTAATACAAGGTATAGGTAATGGACTAGGAGCTGTAGGTGGAGTTATTAATTTAGTCACGAAGACACCGAATTTTTATAATAAAAGGGAAGTGGGGTTTAGAACAGGAAGTTATGGACATATTCGCCCTACTGTGGATATAGAGCAAGTCTTAGATAAGAAAGAGACTTTGTCGTTGCGTTTTAATGGATCATATGAACGAAATGATGGGTGGAGAACCTATGTGAATAATAATCATTATTATATAAATCCTTCTCTAGCTTGGAAGATTAATGATAAAACAAAACTGACAGTTGAAATGGATTTTTTAGAAGGTGATTATACTGTGGATAAGGGAACAGAGAATATAGGACCTGATTATGTAAATAGATTGTATAAATTACCTCATAATAAGTTTTTAGGCTTTAAAGAAGATAATATGCACTTAAAGTCACTAAATTATGTAGCTCGTTTTGAAAGACAATTATCTGATAAATTGTCTATGCGTGTATCATCTTTAAATTCTATAACAGATACTGACTTAGAAGATTCTGCTTTAGGATTATTAAAAAGACAAAATCAAATCACAGATTGGAAAGAGTTTGAGTTAAGAGAAAGAACAATAGGTAAATCTGTAAAGTCTGATAGAAGCACTGCTATACAAGTTGATTTTATTGGAAAAGATGTGTTTACAGGTGCTCTAAAGCACACTTTCCAATTGGGGTTTGACTTCAGAGAATATAAGACTAAGACAACAAATTATGATGGATATGTTGGAGGGAAGTTATTTAAAGAAACGATTAATGTTCTAGGTGAAGTAAATAACAATAGACCTGAAGGTTTAGAGTTTAGAATGACATCTCGTAAAGGTGGTGTATTAGCAGATGAAACTTCACCAACTTATGGGTTTATGGCACAAGACTATATTCAGATAGGAGATAAGTTAAGTGCGATGCTAGGGATTCGTTATAGTCGATTAAATGGTATTAATGTAAAAGATGTAACTGTAGCTAGATGGAATCCAGCTGTAGGATTAGTTTTTAAACCTCAAGAGAATATTAGCACTTTTATTTCATACACTACAACGACAAGTTTAAAACAAGCAAATTATAAAATGGCTGATGGAGGCTTTGCTGGGGCTGCGGATACTAAACAAATTGAATTTGGATTTAAAACCAATTGGTTAAATGATCATCTAGGAGTTAATTTTACTTATTTCTTTATTAATCAGGATAACTTGTTATATGAGGTATTTGATGAGAATAATCAACGTACTAATACTTATTTAAGAGCAGGTGACTTGAGAAGAAATGGTTTTGAGTTAGAAATTAATGGAAAAATCACTAATAATCTTGAGGTAATGTTAGGTTATGCTAATCTGTTAGCTAGATATCAAGATAGCCCTAACTATGTAGATGGCTCTGCACCTATGAATACACCTGAACACACAGCTAATGGGTGGGCTAATTATAAGTTTGATCAAGGTGTACTAAAAGGGTTTTCTGTAGGTATGGGAGTTTATTTTGTTGGGAAAAGACCTGTTAATGAATATGCTAGAGCATCAGATGGGCATGGCTCTTATGAAAATGTAAGACCATTCGATATGCCAGATTATACAACATTTAATATGCAATTAGGATATACGTATAAGAATGCAAGAATAAAATTATATGCAAATAATATTTTTGATAAGTTAGGTTATAATTCATATTTCAGAGCAGGATATATTAATGAAATCGCTCCGAGAAATATTGCTGCTCAATTACTATATTCATTTTAA
- the rhuM gene encoding RhuM family protein has translation MAELFQKNRTVITKHIKNVFEEGELVEQTNVQNLHIANSDKPVKCYNLDVIISVGYRVKSIQGTKFRQWATR, from the coding sequence ATGGCAGAATTATTTCAAAAAAATAGAACTGTCATTACCAAACACATAAAAAATGTATTTGAAGAAGGTGAACTAGTAGAACAAACCAATGTGCAAAATTTGCACATTGCAAATTCAGACAAACCTGTTAAGTGTTATAATCTAGATGTAATTATATCTGTAGGTTATAGGGTAAAAAGCATTCAAGGAACTAAGTTTAGACAATGGGCAACTAGATGA
- a CDS encoding prolyl oligopeptidase family serine peptidase, with protein MKFLTVLICLVSLTTFAQPKAILDKTTYQFWLNEPKVVEEKNPLIIFLHGRSLSGTNIDRVKRYGALKGIEKGLDIPAYLVAPQLPSGPWNADKVDEIVSYMIANYNIDESRIYVTGMSLGGYGTMKYAGKYPNRIAAAIAICGGGEERDACAVTNIPIKLIHGDKDFIVPLKESKKIMTAIQKCDKKAPVELQVVKGGTHGSVEDLYRHMEVYNWLLQHVKSDVSVSSENKEEI; from the coding sequence ATGAAATTTCTTACGGTATTAATCTGTCTAGTCTCATTGACGACCTTTGCTCAACCCAAAGCTATTTTGGATAAAACGACTTATCAATTTTGGTTAAACGAACCTAAAGTCGTAGAAGAAAAGAACCCTCTTATTATCTTCTTACATGGGAGAAGTCTTTCGGGAACCAATATAGATAGGGTAAAGAGATATGGTGCGTTAAAAGGAATAGAGAAGGGACTAGATATCCCTGCTTATTTAGTAGCTCCTCAATTGCCTTCTGGGCCATGGAATGCGGATAAGGTGGACGAAATCGTAAGTTATATGATCGCAAATTATAATATCGATGAGAGTCGCATTTATGTAACTGGAATGAGCCTAGGAGGATATGGTACGATGAAATATGCTGGTAAGTATCCTAATCGTATAGCTGCAGCTATTGCTATCTGCGGAGGAGGAGAAGAAAGAGATGCCTGTGCAGTGACTAATATCCCTATTAAGCTTATTCATGGTGATAAAGACTTTATCGTACCACTAAAAGAGTCTAAGAAGATAATGACTGCTATTCAAAAATGTGATAAAAAAGCTCCTGTAGAACTACAAGTTGTCAAAGGAGGTACACATGGGAGTGTAGAAGATCTATATAGACACATGGAGGTATATAACTGGCTATTACAACACGTAAAAAGTGATGTATCAGTAAGTTCAGAAAATAAAGAAGAAATTTAA
- a CDS encoding 3-oxoacyl-ACP synthase III family protein has protein sequence MKLKHTYFYHPSNVECNEGVIKQFESQGVSMKKIQEALGRHNRFVVAKDSKETTVSMGIEAAKGVLKQSGISIEEIDIIVFVTCTPEHQIPCDSIFIHQALQGKNNTMCYDINANCIGAFVALDQVAHYLNSSSRAKNALVVCSDQLSRILDSQNPVTAFCFSDSAFAFIVEKETTTSGLVDVMYHTDSSFCDTVLYPPQGHSCSLSDELTMWDTSFDGSGSVEFALDKIEVFLAKNNLKIEDISLFLFSQLSLKNIKIIKSHYHLPEEKVPFYSKEFGYSGASSPFLALHQYQKEGTPLKEGDYFLMWTLGAGYQAGLMLWKY, from the coding sequence ATGAAATTGAAACACACGTATTTTTATCATCCCTCTAATGTCGAATGCAATGAGGGAGTAATTAAGCAATTCGAAAGCCAAGGTGTCTCTATGAAAAAGATACAAGAAGCACTTGGTAGGCATAATCGATTTGTAGTAGCTAAAGATTCAAAGGAAACTACGGTTTCTATGGGAATTGAGGCGGCAAAAGGAGTATTAAAGCAAAGTGGTATTTCAATAGAAGAAATAGATATTATTGTCTTTGTGACTTGTACTCCAGAGCATCAGATCCCTTGTGATTCTATCTTTATACACCAAGCTTTGCAAGGAAAGAATAATACAATGTGTTATGATATTAACGCTAATTGTATTGGGGCATTTGTAGCATTAGATCAAGTAGCGCATTATCTCAATAGCAGTAGTAGAGCTAAAAATGCTCTAGTAGTGTGTTCTGATCAGTTATCTCGTATTCTAGATAGTCAAAATCCTGTAACAGCTTTTTGTTTTTCAGATTCTGCTTTTGCATTTATAGTAGAGAAAGAGACTACTACATCTGGATTAGTAGACGTCATGTATCATACAGATAGTAGTTTTTGTGATACTGTTCTGTATCCTCCTCAAGGGCACTCTTGTTCTTTATCTGATGAATTAACAATGTGGGATACATCATTTGATGGAAGTGGAAGTGTAGAGTTTGCTTTAGATAAAATAGAAGTTTTCTTAGCAAAGAACAACCTGAAAATAGAAGATATCAGTTTATTCTTATTCTCTCAGTTATCACTGAAAAACATTAAGATTATTAAATCACATTATCACTTACCAGAAGAAAAAGTACCTTTTTATTCGAAAGAGTTTGGTTATTCAGGAGCTTCTAGTCCTTTTTTAGCTTTACATCAATACCAGAAAGAAGGAACACCTCTAAAAGAAGGAGATTATTTTTTAATGTGGACATTAGGGGCAGGGTATCAGGCTGGTTTAATGTTGTGGAAATACTAA
- the rclC gene encoding reactive chlorine resistance membrane protein RclC, which produces MKQILVLFSSLQVKSIHFLRLSICIVMVWIGGLKAFQYEADGIVPFVTNSPFMSFFYQNSTKKVLDESGKEVYEYTQHKNPEGKVVQKNIDWHKQNGTYVFSYVLGAVIVSIGVLVLLGIWYPRLGFLGGVLTLGMSLVTLSFLITTPEVYVPNLGGDFPTPNYGFPYLSGAGRLVLKDIIMMAGGLVIAGDSARNLLYK; this is translated from the coding sequence ATGAAACAAATTTTAGTATTATTTAGCAGTTTACAAGTAAAATCGATTCATTTTCTTCGTTTATCTATCTGTATTGTCATGGTTTGGATAGGAGGGTTAAAAGCTTTTCAATATGAAGCGGATGGTATCGTACCTTTTGTAACGAATAGCCCTTTTATGAGCTTTTTCTATCAAAATTCAACAAAAAAAGTATTAGATGAATCTGGCAAAGAAGTATATGAATACACTCAACATAAAAATCCCGAGGGCAAAGTAGTGCAGAAGAACATTGATTGGCATAAACAGAATGGTACTTATGTGTTTTCGTATGTTCTAGGTGCAGTGATTGTAAGTATAGGGGTACTCGTATTATTAGGGATATGGTATCCTAGACTCGGTTTTTTAGGAGGGGTATTAACATTAGGCATGTCTTTGGTCACACTATCATTTCTAATCACTACTCCAGAAGTATATGTGCCTAATTTAGGAGGTGATTTTCCTACACCTAACTATGGATTCCCTTATTTATCAGGTGCTGGACGACTAGTCTTAAAGGATATTATCATGATGGCAGGAGGATTAGTGATCGCTGGTGATTCAGCACGTAATTTGCTTTATAAGTGA
- a CDS encoding helix-turn-helix domain-containing protein, with amino-acid sequence MHYPIKVSTQQLEGALSPIDKPYYFAILIDGEATFSLDFNRYSCSGQYILFLSPYQLLTWEKVDIKSMKTIQFHGDFYCIEYHKEEVACNGVLFNTLFDVPYVPIQPSLFLELTQLFDKIEQLEHQQSAYDIPILKTYLQLVLALSSKEKQLINKKQKTSGLSLEDIASFQEMLEEHFMESRAVAFYAEQYHLSVDVFSKKVRKYYGKTPSKLIQERLILEAKKQLHLTYKSVKEIAKLLGFEDEFYFSRYFKKEVGVSPKIFREQVGISVVAKKSME; translated from the coding sequence ATGCATTATCCTATAAAAGTAAGTACACAGCAGTTAGAGGGAGCGTTATCTCCTATAGATAAGCCTTATTATTTTGCTATTCTGATAGATGGTGAAGCTACTTTTTCTTTAGATTTTAATAGATATTCTTGTTCTGGACAGTATATCTTATTTTTATCTCCTTATCAGTTGTTGACATGGGAGAAAGTAGATATTAAGTCAATGAAGACTATACAGTTTCATGGAGACTTTTATTGTATAGAATATCACAAAGAGGAGGTAGCATGTAATGGAGTCTTATTTAATACATTATTTGATGTTCCTTATGTTCCTATTCAGCCATCTTTATTTCTAGAATTGACTCAGCTTTTTGATAAAATAGAGCAATTAGAACACCAACAGTCTGCTTATGATATTCCGATTCTCAAGACGTATTTACAATTGGTATTAGCACTGAGTAGTAAAGAGAAACAGTTGATCAATAAGAAACAAAAGACTTCAGGGCTGTCCTTAGAAGATATAGCTAGCTTTCAAGAGATGCTAGAAGAGCATTTTATGGAGTCTAGAGCGGTAGCATTTTATGCAGAGCAGTATCATTTATCTGTTGATGTGTTTAGTAAAAAGGTTAGAAAGTATTATGGAAAAACACCTTCTAAATTAATCCAAGAGCGCCTTATTTTGGAAGCAAAAAAACAACTTCATCTAACTTATAAAAGTGTAAAGGAGATAGCTAAGTTATTAGGATTTGAGGATGAGTTTTATTTTAGCCGTTATTTTAAGAAAGAAGTAGGCGTATCTCCTAAGATATTCAGAGAACAAGTAGGAATATCAGTAGTGGCAAAAAAGTCTATGGAATAG
- a CDS encoding nuclear transport factor 2 family protein encodes MNMTNLELTKAYYNYINQGEFGEDTYFKLFAADVEIFYPKFGFGKGREGIDNFTKQIKQVVNSLAFDLEKFNFIERDNYVIVEGHEYGQSSNGITFPNHNTSFGKFASVFEFRAHQIIRMHSYVDPDLAGQDAYISSLLKGQGNNMTEEQITRATVIQFYDILLGNTKGNILDLFTEGVDWDIPGNEEKFPWLGKKTTKQEVEKGFLELHPLYVEPKSFTVDFIAVDGVNATAVGYLSSKIMKSDQVFESPYVAIFKVIEGKITKYHFLEDSYKLDQTMI; translated from the coding sequence ATGAATATGACTAATTTAGAACTAACGAAAGCGTATTATAATTATATAAATCAAGGTGAATTTGGAGAGGATACTTACTTTAAATTATTTGCAGCAGATGTAGAAATCTTTTACCCTAAGTTTGGCTTCGGCAAAGGAAGAGAAGGGATAGATAACTTTACAAAACAAATAAAACAAGTCGTCAATTCATTAGCCTTTGACCTAGAGAAGTTTAACTTTATAGAAAGAGATAATTACGTTATTGTAGAAGGACATGAGTACGGACAATCTAGTAATGGAATTACATTTCCTAATCACAATACCTCATTTGGTAAGTTCGCCTCTGTATTTGAGTTTAGAGCCCATCAGATTATTCGTATGCATAGTTATGTAGATCCAGATCTGGCAGGACAAGATGCGTATATCTCTAGCTTGCTTAAAGGGCAGGGGAACAATATGACAGAAGAACAGATAACTAGGGCTACTGTTATTCAGTTTTACGATATATTATTAGGTAACACGAAGGGTAATATACTAGATCTTTTCACAGAAGGAGTAGATTGGGATATTCCTGGTAATGAAGAGAAGTTTCCATGGTTAGGGAAGAAAACAACGAAGCAGGAGGTAGAGAAGGGCTTCTTAGAACTGCATCCCCTCTATGTAGAGCCTAAGAGCTTTACAGTAGACTTTATTGCTGTAGATGGTGTTAATGCTACTGCTGTAGGATATCTGTCCTCTAAGATTATGAAGAGTGATCAGGTGTTCGAATCTCCTTATGTTGCGATTTTTAAAGTGATAGAAGGGAAGATTACTAAGTATCACTTTTTAGAAGATAGCTATAAGTTAGATCAGACAATGATATAG